A single genomic interval of Bradyrhizobium japonicum USDA 6 harbors:
- a CDS encoding FAD-dependent oxidoreductase has translation MHDQSSLPYDVVVAGAGPVGLFLACELRLAGLHVLVLEQARDPHSALKQLPFGLRGLSVPTLEAFHRRGLLEEIEAAQQRASGAIKSAAHWMQQTRRPAGHFAGIQFYQDDIDAVKWPWRLPTPADANVAVDMETLESVLAARACSLGVEIRCGLGVNAITASDNEVSIEAAGETFRGRWLVGCDGGRSTVRKLSGFDFVGTDPEFTGYSVEIELADPEKLRPGRNYTPAGMYTYAQPGTIAMVDFDGGAFHRTGPITREHVQSVLRNVSGTDVTINALRLAATWTDRAHQATTYRKGHVLLAGDAAHIHSPLGGQGLNLGLDDAMNLGWKLAATIRRQAPADLLDTYSRERHPVGAQILDWSRAQVAIMRPTPSARALQAIIRDIVETRDGATYFAERVRGVSLRYDLGNGHPLVGRSVPDFELLDGTTAGERLRTARGILLDFDARAPLQALASRWGGRIDYVADEPKDRLSLSAVLVRPDGIVAWASDGAPDHEEAAQAASRWFGDSTAARECP, from the coding sequence ATGCACGATCAATCCTCACTTCCATACGACGTCGTCGTTGCCGGTGCCGGCCCCGTCGGCCTGTTTCTCGCGTGCGAGCTGCGGCTCGCGGGTCTCCACGTTCTGGTGCTGGAGCAAGCGCGGGACCCGCATTCGGCCCTGAAGCAACTCCCGTTTGGCCTCCGCGGCCTCTCGGTCCCGACACTCGAGGCCTTCCACCGGCGTGGCTTGCTGGAAGAGATCGAGGCCGCGCAGCAACGTGCGTCAGGCGCGATCAAGAGTGCGGCCCACTGGATGCAGCAGACGCGACGGCCCGCGGGCCATTTCGCCGGCATCCAGTTCTATCAGGACGACATCGATGCCGTGAAGTGGCCCTGGCGCCTGCCGACGCCGGCCGATGCCAATGTCGCCGTCGATATGGAAACGCTCGAATCCGTTCTAGCCGCGCGCGCATGCAGTTTGGGCGTGGAAATCCGGTGCGGTCTTGGCGTCAATGCCATCACCGCTTCAGACAATGAAGTAAGTATCGAGGCGGCCGGCGAGACTTTCCGCGGACGCTGGCTTGTCGGTTGCGACGGCGGTCGCAGCACGGTGCGCAAGCTGAGCGGATTCGACTTCGTCGGCACTGATCCGGAGTTCACCGGCTATTCCGTCGAGATCGAGCTGGCCGATCCGGAAAAGCTCCGACCGGGCCGCAACTACACACCCGCGGGCATGTACACCTATGCGCAGCCCGGAACGATCGCGATGGTCGATTTCGACGGCGGTGCCTTCCACCGGACCGGGCCGATCACGCGCGAGCATGTGCAGAGCGTCCTGCGCAATGTCTCCGGCACGGACGTCACCATCAATGCTCTCCGGCTTGCCGCGACGTGGACGGATCGGGCGCATCAGGCAACGACCTATCGCAAGGGTCACGTGCTGCTGGCAGGCGACGCCGCCCACATCCATTCGCCGCTGGGCGGCCAAGGCCTCAATCTCGGTCTCGACGATGCGATGAATCTGGGCTGGAAGCTGGCGGCCACGATCCGCAGGCAAGCACCGGCCGATCTCCTCGACACCTATTCGCGCGAGCGGCATCCTGTCGGCGCGCAAATCCTCGACTGGTCGCGCGCGCAGGTCGCGATCATGCGGCCGACGCCGAGCGCCCGCGCACTTCAGGCCATCATTCGCGATATCGTCGAGACCCGCGACGGTGCGACCTATTTCGCCGAGCGCGTGCGCGGCGTTTCGCTCCGCTACGATCTCGGCAATGGTCATCCGCTCGTGGGCCGGAGTGTCCCCGATTTCGAGTTGCTTGACGGGACGACGGCCGGAGAGCGCCTCAGGACGGCGAGGGGGATATTGCTGGACTTCGACGCTCGAGCACCGCTTCAAGCGCTTGCAAGCCGCTGGGGTGGCCGGATCGATTATGTCGCGGATGAGCCTAAGGATCGGCTGAGCCTGAGCGCCGTGCTGGTGCGCCCCGATGGCATTGTCGCCTGGGCCAGTGACGGTGCCCCCGACCATGAGGAGGCCGCTCAGGCCGCGTCGCGATGGTTCGGCGATTCCACAGCGGCGCGCGAATGTCCCTGA
- a CDS encoding PAS domain-containing sensor histidine kinase, producing the protein MTSSDFQLRGVGDPRLAVHATSPLPAWLWSIDGTRVLWANPVGARLFGAAHATALADRTFGPADSHRRQVARLARRLTPNGAIRLERLRGFGARLGMLMTCACARLDFADGSSGVLVTAMDPTQRAMPLVERLHRLVEGARVPMAAFAPDGLFVGASEAARSLLGFRDLGDAGLDQARSDALAKGRAETPIGIGQMVLQRVGVGADVGLVALIEPAARQAAPDVEETIARGQAAQPAPEAPPPVPPAAVPDHVQPARPNEAASGIALFDAFAEPVETPAPTGTVPPSETIADAHAASDAMVVTIPEAAAAPVQETIGEAGEAAPKTPVENPREAIVSPQAAPITSHMVEPQSAEPSAPRQHPLRFLWQVDKEGRFVLGSDEFIHLIGAHTAAGFGRPWCEIADEFALDPDGRVAQALASHDTWAGITVNWPADGGEHLPVELAGLPVYDRERNFAGFRGFGVCRDLDGLNRLDALRRFELLAAPPAQHSLSADVVDPEPEPMAEAPPPPSEPPAPEPEPEPTPEPELPEPLADANSHPTDPETPVETPPNVVPFRPPGDVRSPSDQRSPTLTPVENSAFNELARQLSERLERERETIAAGASEPPAAERAPEPPMPAPEAPHAPAEWLTEPAPPAQGHSVRDRALLDLLPTGILIYRLDRLLYANPAFLARMGHSSLGALEDAGGLDALYVEPGVSSASSTSQAGTPVTISATLANGQEPLPTTEAHLHTIDWDGASAHALICALPQAATVVAAPAVAPPVVVDPVVAESFPYAPEPEAGDADAEDLAAILDTTAEGIVMFDAEGNIHACNRSAEALFGYDGEALMQRNLVTLFAPESQQIVADYLESLKSQDIASLLDHGREVLGREKKGGVIPLAMIMGRTRPDGPNFFAVFRDLSQSKKGESELKNARRLADGAANAKADMLARISHEIRTPLNAIIGFAEVMISERFGTLGNERYGEYMKDIRASGERVITIIDDLLELSRIETGKLDLSFANLNLNDLVEACVTVMQPQANRERIIIRTSLGHALPQVSVDARAMRQITMNLISNSIRLASAGGQVIVSTALTDRGEIALRIRDTGHGLSEREVAAAMEPFRTPPPGDAADSSALSLSLTKALVEANRARFNIKSAGNSGTLIEVVFGPALAKA; encoded by the coding sequence ATGACGAGTTCGGATTTCCAGTTGCGAGGCGTGGGCGATCCCCGGCTGGCCGTGCACGCGACCTCTCCGTTGCCCGCCTGGCTCTGGTCGATCGACGGCACACGCGTGCTGTGGGCCAATCCGGTCGGCGCAAGGCTGTTCGGCGCGGCCCATGCCACAGCGCTCGCGGACAGGACCTTCGGCCCGGCGGACAGCCATCGCCGCCAGGTCGCCCGGCTGGCGCGCCGGCTGACGCCGAACGGGGCGATCAGGCTGGAACGGCTGCGCGGCTTCGGCGCCCGCTTGGGCATGCTGATGACCTGCGCCTGCGCCCGCCTCGACTTCGCCGACGGAAGCTCCGGCGTGCTCGTCACCGCGATGGATCCGACGCAGCGCGCCATGCCGCTGGTCGAGCGCCTGCATCGTCTCGTCGAGGGCGCCAGGGTGCCGATGGCGGCGTTCGCGCCCGACGGCCTGTTCGTCGGCGCCAGCGAAGCCGCCCGCTCCCTGCTCGGCTTCCGCGATCTCGGCGATGCCGGCCTCGACCAGGCCCGCAGCGATGCGCTGGCGAAAGGCCGCGCCGAGACGCCGATCGGCATCGGCCAGATGGTGCTGCAGCGGGTCGGCGTCGGCGCCGATGTCGGCCTGGTCGCGCTGATCGAGCCGGCCGCCCGGCAGGCGGCGCCCGATGTCGAAGAGACCATCGCGCGCGGACAAGCCGCTCAGCCCGCGCCTGAGGCTCCGCCGCCGGTCCCTCCGGCCGCGGTGCCTGACCATGTGCAGCCTGCGCGGCCGAACGAGGCTGCATCCGGAATCGCGCTGTTCGACGCCTTCGCCGAGCCGGTCGAAACGCCGGCTCCGACAGGGACCGTCCCGCCATCAGAGACGATCGCGGATGCGCACGCCGCGAGCGACGCGATGGTCGTAACGATCCCGGAGGCGGCCGCAGCGCCTGTCCAGGAAACGATCGGCGAAGCGGGCGAAGCCGCGCCCAAAACTCCGGTTGAAAACCCGCGAGAGGCCATTGTGTCGCCGCAGGCCGCGCCGATCACCTCGCACATGGTCGAACCGCAATCAGCGGAGCCGTCCGCACCGCGTCAACATCCGCTGCGCTTCCTGTGGCAGGTGGATAAGGAGGGGCGCTTTGTGCTCGGCTCGGACGAGTTCATCCACCTGATCGGCGCGCACACCGCCGCCGGCTTCGGCCGCCCCTGGTGCGAGATCGCCGACGAGTTTGCGCTCGACCCTGATGGCCGCGTCGCGCAGGCGCTTGCAAGCCACGACACCTGGGCCGGGATCACCGTGAACTGGCCGGCCGATGGCGGCGAGCATCTGCCGGTCGAACTCGCGGGCCTGCCCGTCTACGACCGCGAGCGCAATTTCGCGGGCTTCAGGGGCTTTGGCGTCTGCCGCGATCTCGACGGGCTGAACCGGCTCGATGCGCTCAGGCGCTTTGAGCTGCTCGCCGCGCCGCCCGCACAGCACAGTCTCTCCGCCGACGTCGTCGATCCCGAGCCGGAGCCCATGGCGGAGGCACCGCCTCCGCCGAGTGAGCCGCCCGCACCCGAGCCTGAGCCCGAGCCAACACCTGAACCCGAACTGCCCGAACCCTTAGCCGACGCGAATTCACACCCAACCGATCCGGAAACGCCAGTGGAAACGCCTCCCAATGTCGTGCCGTTCCGCCCGCCCGGCGATGTCAGATCACCCAGTGATCAGAGATCGCCGACGCTGACTCCGGTCGAGAACAGCGCGTTCAACGAGCTCGCCCGGCAATTGTCCGAGCGGCTCGAACGCGAACGCGAGACGATCGCGGCCGGCGCCTCCGAGCCGCCGGCCGCGGAGCGTGCGCCCGAACCTCCGATGCCGGCGCCCGAGGCGCCGCACGCGCCGGCCGAATGGCTGACCGAACCCGCGCCGCCCGCGCAGGGCCACAGCGTGCGCGACCGCGCGCTGCTCGATTTGCTGCCGACGGGCATTTTGATCTACCGGCTCGACCGGCTGCTCTACGCCAATCCCGCCTTCCTCGCGCGCATGGGCCATTCCAGCCTGGGCGCGCTGGAGGATGCCGGCGGGCTCGATGCGCTCTATGTCGAGCCGGGCGTATCGTCGGCGAGCAGCACGTCGCAGGCCGGCACGCCGGTGACCATCAGCGCGACGCTCGCCAACGGCCAAGAGCCGCTTCCGACCACCGAAGCGCATCTGCACACGATCGACTGGGACGGCGCGAGCGCGCATGCGCTGATCTGCGCGCTGCCGCAAGCCGCAACAGTCGTTGCTGCGCCTGCCGTGGCGCCGCCTGTCGTCGTCGACCCCGTCGTCGCGGAATCCTTCCCCTACGCACCCGAGCCCGAGGCCGGCGATGCCGACGCCGAGGATCTCGCCGCGATCCTCGACACCACCGCCGAGGGCATCGTCATGTTCGATGCCGAAGGCAACATCCACGCCTGCAACCGCAGCGCCGAAGCGCTGTTCGGCTATGACGGCGAAGCGCTGATGCAGCGGAACCTGGTGACGCTGTTCGCGCCGGAGAGCCAGCAAATCGTGGCCGACTATCTCGAAAGCCTCAAGAGCCAGGACATCGCGAGCCTGCTCGACCACGGCCGCGAGGTGCTGGGACGCGAGAAGAAGGGCGGCGTCATTCCGCTCGCCATGATCATGGGCCGCACCAGGCCCGACGGCCCGAACTTCTTCGCCGTGTTCCGCGACCTCTCGCAGAGCAAGAAGGGCGAAAGCGAGCTCAAGAACGCCCGCCGTCTCGCCGACGGCGCCGCGAATGCCAAGGCCGACATGCTGGCGCGGATCAGCCACGAGATCCGCACGCCGCTCAACGCCATCATCGGCTTCGCCGAGGTGATGATCTCCGAGCGCTTCGGCACGCTCGGCAACGAGCGCTACGGCGAGTACATGAAGGACATCCGCGCCTCCGGCGAGCGCGTCATCACCATCATCGACGATCTGCTGGAGCTGTCGCGGATCGAGACCGGCAAGCTCGATCTCAGTTTCGCCAACCTCAATCTCAACGATCTCGTCGAAGCCTGCGTCACGGTGATGCAGCCGCAGGCCAACCGCGAGCGCATCATCATCCGCACCTCGCTCGGGCATGCGCTGCCGCAGGTGAGCGTGGACGCGCGCGCGATGCGGCAGATCACCATGAACCTGATCTCGAACTCGATCCGGCTTGCCAGCGCCGGCGGCCAGGTCATTGTCTCGACCGCGCTCACCGACCGCGGCGAGATCGCCCTGCGCATCCGCGACACCGGCCACGGCCTGAGCGAGCGCGAGGTCGCCGCCGCGATGGAGCCGTTCCGCACGCCACCGCCCGGCGATGCCGCGGACAGTTCGGCGCTCAGCCTGTCATTGACCAAGGCCCTGGTGGAAGCCAACCGCGCCCGGTTCAACATCAAGAGCGCTGGCAATTCCGGCACGCTGATCGAGGTGGTGTTCGGACCGGCCCTGGCGAAGGCTTGA
- a CDS encoding phasin encodes MTAATDPFSASIIPFEVPEQMRAFAEKGVSQARESYAKFKDAAETHNGTVEAVFTCANKGASEYTAKLVEFMKANTSAQLDFAQQLFGLKSPAEALELWTGHTRTQLETFQSQAKELVELAQRVAAETAEPIKASASKFYKPAA; translated from the coding sequence ATGACAGCTGCGACTGATCCGTTTTCTGCCTCGATCATTCCGTTCGAGGTCCCCGAGCAGATGCGTGCGTTCGCCGAAAAGGGCGTGTCGCAGGCGCGCGAGAGCTACGCCAAGTTCAAGGACGCGGCCGAGACCCATAACGGCACCGTCGAGGCCGTGTTCACCTGCGCCAACAAGGGCGCGAGCGAGTACACCGCCAAGCTGGTGGAGTTCATGAAGGCCAACACCAGCGCCCAGCTGGACTTCGCCCAGCAGCTGTTCGGCCTCAAGTCGCCGGCGGAGGCGCTGGAGCTGTGGACCGGCCACACCCGCACCCAGCTCGAGACCTTCCAGTCGCAGGCCAAGGAGCTGGTCGAGCTCGCGCAGCGCGTCGCCGCGGAGACCGCCGAGCCGATCAAGGCCTCCGCCTCGAAGTTCTACAAGCCCGCCGCCTGA
- a CDS encoding arylsulfatase, producing MKSHKQLLLCSLAASLTLIAGASRSQEVKGWDRTVRTADYLEPAIPHPTQQQAALEKLRQFEAKNGRKANILIILVDDMGYGDPGAFGGGAMLGAPTPNIDSLAAGGLKLTSMYATPVCTPSRAALMTGRIPARSGLTRPLLASDKPTKNPWADEVTAAKLLSQNGYVTGLSGKWHIGEGKGMQPQDVGYDEFRGFLSVVSEYTQYMNLSKYSQLMLDPERLKTFRDLSEYNGIVEGKKGGELKIAYKLETPQQMGNVDQDFANFSVDFIKRAAQVKKPFYLIHSFAKVHFDNYPGDGYQGRSAAKLPYRDAVVEVDDIVGRLKKTLEETGQADNTFVFFTSDNGPEEDSYPDSGFTPFRAGKGTTWEGGVRVPGIAYWPGVIKPGRTSDGLFDIMDLFNTSLALGGIENKIPTERYIDGVNQTSFLLADDGDTNRQAVFSYNQAEFSAVRWANFKGYFKVFQIEQPFSNISMSTFAPVAVAPWIFDVYRDPKERLTRSNGDYEWIYGPILQMQVAHAATFVKYPKKDIGLGIGGGGDPR from the coding sequence ATGAAATCTCACAAGCAACTTTTGCTCTGTTCGTTGGCCGCTTCACTCACATTGATCGCGGGGGCGTCAAGGTCGCAGGAAGTAAAGGGTTGGGACCGCACGGTCAGGACCGCCGACTATCTTGAACCCGCGATTCCGCATCCAACCCAACAGCAGGCGGCATTGGAAAAGTTGCGCCAGTTTGAGGCAAAGAACGGTCGCAAGGCAAATATTCTGATCATCCTCGTCGATGACATGGGCTACGGCGATCCAGGTGCCTTTGGAGGCGGAGCGATGCTTGGAGCGCCAACTCCGAATATCGATAGCCTCGCCGCCGGCGGGCTGAAGTTAACGTCGATGTATGCCACTCCCGTATGCACTCCGTCCCGTGCCGCTTTGATGACAGGCCGCATTCCTGCCCGAAGTGGTCTCACGCGTCCTCTACTTGCCAGCGACAAGCCGACGAAGAACCCGTGGGCCGATGAAGTCACTGCGGCGAAGTTGTTGAGCCAAAACGGTTACGTCACGGGGTTGTCGGGGAAATGGCACATCGGCGAAGGCAAGGGGATGCAGCCGCAGGACGTTGGCTATGACGAGTTCCGTGGTTTCCTGTCGGTCGTCAGCGAATATACGCAGTACATGAATCTCTCCAAATACTCGCAGCTCATGCTTGACCCTGAACGTTTGAAGACTTTCAGGGACCTGAGCGAGTACAATGGGATCGTCGAGGGCAAAAAGGGCGGCGAGCTGAAGATTGCCTACAAGCTCGAAACGCCGCAACAGATGGGAAATGTCGATCAGGACTTCGCGAACTTTTCCGTGGACTTCATCAAGCGGGCGGCTCAGGTCAAGAAGCCATTCTACCTGATCCATTCCTTCGCAAAGGTGCACTTCGATAACTATCCTGGCGATGGCTATCAGGGACGTAGCGCCGCCAAGCTGCCCTACAGGGATGCCGTTGTCGAAGTCGACGACATCGTCGGCCGCCTCAAGAAAACCCTCGAAGAAACCGGGCAGGCCGACAACACATTCGTGTTCTTCACGTCCGACAATGGTCCCGAGGAAGACTCGTATCCCGATTCCGGCTTCACGCCCTTCCGTGCAGGCAAAGGGACAACCTGGGAAGGCGGCGTCCGGGTACCCGGCATTGCATATTGGCCTGGCGTGATAAAGCCGGGGCGCACCAGTGATGGCCTCTTTGATATCATGGATCTGTTCAATACCTCGCTCGCCCTCGGCGGCATCGAGAACAAGATTCCGACGGAGCGCTACATTGACGGCGTCAACCAGACGAGCTTCCTGCTCGCCGACGATGGCGACACCAATCGCCAAGCTGTGTTCTCGTACAATCAGGCCGAGTTTTCGGCCGTGCGGTGGGCGAATTTCAAGGGCTACTTCAAGGTTTTCCAGATCGAGCAGCCTTTCTCCAACATCAGCATGTCGACCTTTGCGCCGGTGGCAGTTGCCCCTTGGATATTCGATGTTTACCGCGACCCCAAAGAACGCCTCACCCGGAGCAACGGCGACTATGAATGGATCTATGGTCCGATCCTTCAGATGCAGGTGGCCCACGCTGCGACCTTCGTCAAATATCCGAAAAAGGACATCGGATTGGGAATTGGCGGCGGAGGCGATCCCCGATAG
- a CDS encoding DUF5131 family protein — MADTSIEWTDATWNPVAGCTVLTAGCTNCYAMRMAARLEAMGLEKYEGLTRKSGGRAVWTGNIRLDRKSLGAPRTWTKPRKVFVNSMSDLFHPKVPKTFILRVWEVMKDTPRHTYQILTKRPEIMAEVLSDRRFTVLPNVWLGTSVEDARVLGRLDALRAVPAVIRFVSFEPLIGSVASGDLTDIHWAIVGGESGPRSREMKPEWVDEIEAICRRSGTAFFFKQWGGKNKKAAGRLLRGRTYDELPALSM, encoded by the coding sequence ATGGCCGATACTTCCATTGAATGGACTGACGCGACTTGGAATCCGGTTGCCGGGTGCACTGTGCTGACTGCCGGTTGCACCAACTGCTACGCAATGCGCATGGCAGCTAGGCTCGAGGCGATGGGTCTTGAAAAGTATGAGGGCCTCACGCGCAAGAGCGGTGGCAGAGCGGTCTGGACGGGCAATATCCGGCTCGACCGAAAATCTCTTGGTGCGCCGAGAACCTGGACAAAGCCGCGGAAGGTCTTCGTCAATTCAATGTCGGATCTGTTTCATCCGAAAGTCCCAAAAACCTTTATCTTGCGGGTTTGGGAGGTCATGAAAGACACACCGCGGCACACCTATCAGATTTTGACGAAGCGTCCTGAAATCATGGCGGAGGTACTTTCCGATCGCCGCTTCACCGTCTTGCCGAATGTTTGGCTTGGCACGAGCGTGGAAGATGCTCGGGTTCTCGGCCGGCTCGACGCACTCCGGGCTGTGCCGGCGGTAATCCGGTTTGTTTCCTTCGAGCCCTTAATTGGTTCGGTTGCTTCTGGTGACCTGACAGATATCCACTGGGCGATTGTCGGAGGTGAAAGCGGACCACGCTCGCGCGAGATGAAGCCTGAATGGGTGGACGAAATTGAAGCGATTTGCCGGCGATCAGGTACGGCGTTTTTCTTCAAGCAGTGGGGCGGCAAGAACAAGAAGGCTGCCGGTCGCCTCCTGCGTGGCCGCACCTACGATGAGTTGCCTGCCTTGAGTATGTGA
- a CDS encoding nuclear transport factor 2 family protein encodes MGHREEMLDVIKRAYAARGDGDAADLVAAFHPEGQFNLVGDKSALHLTGNVQGHEPLRGAFGQFIDHFDFEKREILSELVEGNCAAIRSRLVIRYRPSGKVFSTEVLDLFKFQDGKIIELIEFADTAQIKAIVS; translated from the coding sequence ATGGGACATCGCGAGGAAATGCTCGACGTGATCAAGCGCGCTTACGCCGCGCGCGGTGATGGTGACGCGGCAGACCTGGTGGCCGCTTTTCATCCCGAGGGCCAGTTCAACCTGGTGGGCGACAAAAGCGCACTGCACCTGACAGGAAATGTGCAGGGGCACGAGCCACTGCGTGGCGCCTTCGGTCAATTCATTGACCATTTCGACTTCGAAAAGCGCGAGATCCTGAGCGAATTGGTTGAAGGGAATTGTGCTGCAATACGGTCCCGCCTTGTCATCCGATACCGTCCAAGCGGGAAAGTCTTCAGCACGGAAGTCCTGGACCTCTTCAAATTTCAGGATGGCAAAATCATTGAGCTGATTGAATTCGCGGACACTGCGCAAATCAAGGCCATCGTCTCCTGA